The window GAGCCAAGCAGGAGAGCTTGGGCTACACAGCCGTTTACGTTACCCACGACAAAGATGAGGCAGCCGCTCTTGCCGATGATGTACTCTACATGGGCTAGGCCATTCTGCATATAAATCAAAAACTTATATGCAGAAACTATGTGAAAGGCTTTATTTTAAGCCGCCTAAATTCAAATATTTTAGAACAGCGGCCAGCACAGCAGAGGTTCCTTTATAAAATAAACTTTCATCCATATCAAATTTATCTGAATGATGAGGATAAATACTACCGTCTTTCTGTATTATAGGATTGGACAAGACAAAAAACGTACCAGGAGCTTTTTGCAAAAAGTAGGCCATATCTTCACCGGCCATTGTAGGCACCGAAATTTCGTGAATAGAATCTTCTCCCAAAATTTCTTTTGTACTTTCAATAAAAAATTCCGTAAAACCTTTATCATTTAGCAAAACAGGATACCTAAAATCATAAACCGTTTTTGCTTCGGCCCTGTAAGATTTTGAAATACCCGAAGCAAGATCTTCAATTCTTTTTGCAATGAAGCTGCGTTCTTTTTCATCAGCAGAACGTACCGTTCCTTCAATAAAAACTTCCTCGGGTATGATATTAAAAGCGGATCCGCCATGTATTTGTCCTACGGAAATCAGGGCATGAGAAGTTGGGGGAAGCTCACGACTTATAATCTTTTGTAAACCGGAAACTATTTCACAAGCTATGGGAACAGGATCTACCGAAAGATGCGGATAAGCCCCATGCGCACCATATCCCTTTACGATAATCTTGAATTTATCGGCAGCGGCAAAAAAAGGCCCTTTACATGCACCTATCTTTCCTTTTTCAACGCCCGGATAAATATAACCTGCATGAAGGCCTATTACGGCATCAACCTTTGGATTTTCCATACAGCCTTCTTCAATCATGGGGAGGGCTCCTCCGGGATACTCCTCTCCCGGTTGAAAAAGAATTTTTACACAGCCTTTAAATTCCGATGACAGTTCCTTAAGCACCATACAGGCTCCAAGAGCCATAGCCATGTGGCCGTCATGGCCGCAGGCATGCATACAGCCCTCATGTTTTGAGGCAAAACTTAGGCCTGTATTTTCTTTTATGGGCAAGGCATCCATATCGGCTCTAATTGCTATACATTTGCCCTTTTCTTTTCCCTCAATGAGGGCAACAATAGCATTCCCGTTGACAAGTTTATGATAGGGTATTTGCAGAGCATCGAGCTGCTTGCAAACATAGTCCACAGTTTTTGGAAGGGATAATTCCAATTCGGGAATCTGATGCAGGTCCCTCCTAATTTGAATAATCTTAGCTTCTTTTTGTTTGACCAAATCAATTATATTATACATATTTAAATTAAACCTCCTTATGTAAATTGTATAATAAAGTATTGCATAGTCTTTTGCAAAAGTCAACACCAATTTTTTCTTTATTGATTTTTTTAGCATTTTCCTTTATACTTAATGAACGGTAGATATTTTAATAGAGAGAGCTCTGTAATTATATGCTTTTATTTTTAGAAAATTTTTTGATAGTTCTTTTTTCTTCTCTTTTTGTATTTTCTAAAACCGGATCGTTTATAGTTATTCCCTGCTTTATAATATTTTTTTCTATGGGGCTATGGAGCGGTATGATACACAGCAATATAAAGCCTTTTATTTTTATCGTCTTTGTCATATTTACAGCAGCATTCAATAAAAATCTTGCATTTTTTTCTCCCGTTTTTATCGCTATGAATTTAGAAGCCGAAGGAAATCAAAAGCACCTGTCCCTTATTTTTAAATTTCTTCCTTTATTGTGTGTGTTTTTTAATTTCGATCTTATTTTCTTTCTGTTTACTTTGATTATATTCTTCTATTCGGGTGTTAAAGAAAACTATCTACTTAAAACATTGGAAGTAACCGGACTAAAAGATAAACTTGCCGAAAGCAAAATTAATTCGGAAAAAAGGGAACGAATTTTAGAAAACGAGGTTTTAAAAAATGCTGAAGTTTTAATCCTCGCCGAACGGAACAGAATTTCAGGAAGTCTTCATAATTCCATAGGTCATACACTTAGTGCCGGTATTTTACAGGTGAATGCGCTAAAATATATTTCAAATCAAGAGGACGTAAAGGAAAGTTTAAACACTTTACAAAATTCTTTAGAAAACGGTATGACCGAAATAAGAGAATGTCTTCATAATATGCATAATGATTCTTTTAATTTACAAACAGGTTTGGAAGAACTTGTTGAAAACACAAAAAAAATTAAAATACAATTAACATATAAGGTAGACTCTATACCCTATGAGCTAAAATACGATATCTTTTCAATAGTAAAAGAAAGCCTTTCAAATACCATCAAACACAGCGGAGCAAGTGAATTGAATCTGAGCGTACTGGAACACCTCGGCTTTTACTCTCTTATAATAAAAGATAATGGGAGAGGCTTTTCAGGAAAACAAATCAGAAATCTAAATTATGGAATAGGTTTAAAAGTTATAGCCGACCTTGTAGAAAAACATAGAGGTATAATTAAATTTTATTCCGAAAACGGATTTAAAACTCATATTATATTTCCAAAAATAAAGGATAAATACAATGAAGATAATAATAGTTGATGATGATTGTCTTGTCGTTTCCTCTTTAAAGACAATATTAAAAGCCAACGGATTCGATATTATTGCAACCGGCTCAAACGGAAACGAAGCGATTACCCTCTTTAATGAATACAAACCGGATATTCTTTTAATGGATATCAGAATGCAAAATATGACCGGAATAGAAGCAAGCGAAAAAATTCTAGCCGAACATAGCGATGCAAAAATATTATTGCTTACAACCTTTAACGATGAAGAATATATTACAAAAGCAATTAACTTCGGATGTAAGGGTTATATATTAAAACAAAACATAGATTCTTTGGTACCTGCATTAAATGCAGTCGGCGCAGGGAGCATCGTATTCGATTCGGAGATAATATCAAAAATCCCTCAAACAAAACCTGCGCGCTCACAATTTAAAGAAGATTTAAACGATAGAGAAACCGATATTTTGGAATTGGTTGCAGATGGACTTAATAATAAAGAAATAGCAAACCGACTTAGTTTGAGTGAAGGAACTGTCCGTAATTATGTTTCTTCCATACTCGAAAAACTGAATTTAAGAGATAGAACACAATTAGTTGTATATTATTACACAAAATAGGAGGACCTTGATTGAAAAAAGAAAAAAGCAATAGTCAGAAATTTTTAGCTTGGTATGAAAGAGTTGTTCAAGAACAAAAAAAAGGGCTCTATGACTTTAACCAAAAAATATATATTACAATTGTAAGTTTTGTAAATAATGATCTTTTAACTACTGCGGCGGCAGGGGCATATAATTTTTTAATGTCCGCTCTTCCTATTTTTATTTTGACATTAACTATTTTACTCCGTGTCTTAAAACAAAGCCCTCAGCAAATAAAAGAAGCTCTCAGAGCTCTTTCAATTTTTCAAAACACGGTTAATCTTGACAGGTTTTTCCATTTTTTATTGAATGTAAATAGTTTCTCCTTTTTTGAGTTCATTGTTTTGATTTTTGTTTTATGGATGGCCAGACGTTTTTTTGCAACCATTCAGCATTCAATCAGAAAAGTATACCGGAAGAAAATAAAAATCACCCCTTTAAAAACCAGCCTGATAGTTATTCTAGGCGAAATAATTGTTGTCATCCTGCTTGTTTTTTTATTTATATTTTTAATAACGGGTTCTGCAGTATTTAGAAGCGATTTTGCTCAGCCTGTTTTTTCACCGAACTTATTCAGTCTTTTAAGAAATCTATTTAGATTTATTCCCGTTATTTTTATGCAGCTGTTTGTCTGTTTGATATATTATTGGATGCCGCCTATAAAGCCCTCTTTTAAGACAGCTTTGCTTTCATCTGCAGCCTGTACTTTATCCTATTATTTTGTAAAGATATTTTTTAGTTTTTTTAGATCTACAGTTAAATTTACATTCGTATACGGCCTTTTTACAAATGTAATACTTGTCCTAATTCAAGTCTGGTTTTTCTTTTTTTTCTTTGTATTTTTTGCACAGTTTATGTATGTTAATCAGTTTTTTAATAGTTTTATAATCTCACAACTTTATAGGCTTCCAAAAGAAGATGCCCCCGGTTTTTTTAATCAGCTTTTAAGGCATCTTTTTATCACTCCGCCAAAAGAATATAGAAAACAAGCTATAGAAATAAAAGCAGGAGAAACTATTTTTAATTATGAAGATGAATCAAGTGAAATTTACTACATAATAGAAGGAAGCGTAAGTGTCACAAGATTGAACAAAATCCTGAATTTCGGAAAAGGAGATTTGTTTGGAGAGCTTGCATGTCTTTTAAACGGGAAAAGGACGGGCACGGCTATTGCGGAAACCGACTGCCTTTTAGCAGTTATTCCCGAAAAACTTTTTTTAGAAGCGATTTCAATCGATGGAAATGTTTCAAGGCAGGCCTTAAAAATTTTAGCCGAATCTTTAATCGACCAAAATTAAAATTGAAAGAACCTCGAAGAAGCTCTGCTCTTCGAGGTTCTGCTTAAACTTATTTCTTTTTATTAATCAGCTTTAAAGTATAGTTTCCTAAAAAACCTCCGGCAACAAGGAAAATTAAGAATATCCATCCTGAAAGTGAAAAGTTTGCAATTGGAGTATACAAGGCACCGACATTACATCCGTTTGAGAGTCTTGTTCCAAAACCCATCGCAAAACCGCCGATTGCAAAAACGATGACATCTTTTACCCTAATTTTTAACTCCGACTTAAAGCTTTTTGTAAAGCTTCCTGCAAGAAGAAGACATATCGCAGTACCGGCCACAATACCGATATTCTGAACGAAAACAGGATGCTCAAAGAAAGGCATTGTATAAGGCTTCGGTTTACCTCCGGTAAAAGCAACAATGGAATCAACACTCATACCGAAAAACTTTAACAGTCTTCCGAACCAAAAACCGAAAGGAGTCGAAGCACCCCAACCAGCCTTTGTAACCCCCATTAAAAGTGTAAACAAAACTGAAAGTAAAACAGCCCCCATAGTTAAAGACCAAGGTTCAACAAAAAGTTTTTTGTAAGTTGCTTCACTAAAAAATTTATAGTTATGTGTATCAAGTTCTTTTACTGCATCCTGATCTTTTTCGGAACCTACACCTGAGTATTTGTTTTGCTTTTTTCTTTTACTTTCATACATATATGAGAGTACAACAATAATACCTGCAAACAAAGCTGTTACAATGATTGCACCTAGATATCCGCCCTTTCCATTTGAAGCGAACCAGTCAGGTATAAAGACACCGCTGCCTGTTCCGCTCTTAAATAATGAATCTTTGATCCATGACTGTTTGGCCTGAATAGGAAGACCTACAAAAACACCTATTCCGAAAAATAAAAGAGTAATAAGAGCTCGCGGTAAACCCGTAACCAAGTCCGTAAGAGTTCCTGTTGCACAGCAAGAGGAATAACTCATACCGAAACCGAATAGGAAGCCTCCTAAGATTAGGCCTAAGTTGATAGGATTAATCCAAAGGTCATAGTTTTTAACATCTCCAAAAATAAGAAAGGCGGAAGTAAGAATTGCAGAAATTACGAACATCAACATCAAAGCTCTCATAAGTTTGGTGGAGCCTGTTCGATATGCTCTGTTTACACTTCCTGCAAAGCCGAACAATGAACGGGTTAAAACATAGCCTAAGGCTATTCCTATAACCCATCTAAAAAATAACATATCCGTCTTTAATAAAACGGAACCCAAAACAATGCTTAAAATCAGCACTGCAAAACCGATAATGTTTTCGATTTTTTTCATACAAAACTCCTTATAAACTATTAT of the Treponema denticola ATCC 35405 genome contains:
- a CDS encoding M20 metallopeptidase family protein, producing MYNIIDLVKQKEAKIIQIRRDLHQIPELELSLPKTVDYVCKQLDALQIPYHKLVNGNAIVALIEGKEKGKCIAIRADMDALPIKENTGLSFASKHEGCMHACGHDGHMAMALGACMVLKELSSEFKGCVKILFQPGEEYPGGALPMIEEGCMENPKVDAVIGLHAGYIYPGVEKGKIGACKGPFFAAADKFKIIVKGYGAHGAYPHLSVDPVPIACEIVSGLQKIISRELPPTSHALISVGQIHGGSAFNIIPEEVFIEGTVRSADEKERSFIAKRIEDLASGISKSYRAEAKTVYDFRYPVLLNDKGFTEFFIESTKEILGEDSIHEISVPTMAGEDMAYFLQKAPGTFFVLSNPIIQKDGSIYPHHSDKFDMDESLFYKGTSAVLAAVLKYLNLGGLK
- a CDS encoding sensor histidine kinase, whose translation is MLLFLENFLIVLFSSLFVFSKTGSFIVIPCFIIFFSMGLWSGMIHSNIKPFIFIVFVIFTAAFNKNLAFFSPVFIAMNLEAEGNQKHLSLIFKFLPLLCVFFNFDLIFFLFTLIIFFYSGVKENYLLKTLEVTGLKDKLAESKINSEKRERILENEVLKNAEVLILAERNRISGSLHNSIGHTLSAGILQVNALKYISNQEDVKESLNTLQNSLENGMTEIRECLHNMHNDSFNLQTGLEELVENTKKIKIQLTYKVDSIPYELKYDIFSIVKESLSNTIKHSGASELNLSVLEHLGFYSLIIKDNGRGFSGKQIRNLNYGIGLKVIADLVEKHRGIIKFYSENGFKTHIIFPKIKDKYNEDNNS
- a CDS encoding response regulator; amino-acid sequence: MKIIIVDDDCLVVSSLKTILKANGFDIIATGSNGNEAITLFNEYKPDILLMDIRMQNMTGIEASEKILAEHSDAKILLLTTFNDEEYITKAINFGCKGYILKQNIDSLVPALNAVGAGSIVFDSEIISKIPQTKPARSQFKEDLNDRETDILELVADGLNNKEIANRLSLSEGTVRNYVSSILEKLNLRDRTQLVVYYYTK
- a CDS encoding YhjD/YihY/BrkB family envelope integrity protein, translating into MKKEKSNSQKFLAWYERVVQEQKKGLYDFNQKIYITIVSFVNNDLLTTAAAGAYNFLMSALPIFILTLTILLRVLKQSPQQIKEALRALSIFQNTVNLDRFFHFLLNVNSFSFFEFIVLIFVLWMARRFFATIQHSIRKVYRKKIKITPLKTSLIVILGEIIVVILLVFLFIFLITGSAVFRSDFAQPVFSPNLFSLLRNLFRFIPVIFMQLFVCLIYYWMPPIKPSFKTALLSSAACTLSYYFVKIFFSFFRSTVKFTFVYGLFTNVILVLIQVWFFFFFFVFFAQFMYVNQFFNSFIISQLYRLPKEDAPGFFNQLLRHLFITPPKEYRKQAIEIKAGETIFNYEDESSEIYYIIEGSVSVTRLNKILNFGKGDLFGELACLLNGKRTGTAIAETDCLLAVIPEKLFLEAISIDGNVSRQALKILAESLIDQN
- a CDS encoding YeeE/YedE family protein — protein: MKKIENIIGFAVLILSIVLGSVLLKTDMLFFRWVIGIALGYVLTRSLFGFAGSVNRAYRTGSTKLMRALMLMFVISAILTSAFLIFGDVKNYDLWINPINLGLILGGFLFGFGMSYSSCCATGTLTDLVTGLPRALITLLFFGIGVFVGLPIQAKQSWIKDSLFKSGTGSGVFIPDWFASNGKGGYLGAIIVTALFAGIIVVLSYMYESKRKKQNKYSGVGSEKDQDAVKELDTHNYKFFSEATYKKLFVEPWSLTMGAVLLSVLFTLLMGVTKAGWGASTPFGFWFGRLLKFFGMSVDSIVAFTGGKPKPYTMPFFEHPVFVQNIGIVAGTAICLLLAGSFTKSFKSELKIRVKDVIVFAIGGFAMGFGTRLSNGCNVGALYTPIANFSLSGWIFLIFLVAGGFLGNYTLKLINKKK